The Phlebotomus papatasi isolate M1 chromosome 3, Ppap_2.1, whole genome shotgun sequence genomic sequence tgATATAACAACGATGTAGCCATATTGAGTGGAATGCTACAGAAGGCCTCTTACAATAAACCTTCATAACCTAGATGAACGTGTGTATACTAGTATGCTTCTTAAAGAGCTTTTGAAAAGCCGAAAGATGGCTCAGTCTAAGAAATATTGCAACGATATAGTTGAACTATATAGACCGTTAATCGGCTAATTTTGGAGTCCAAAAGCGTCTCTacaacttttggacactgaccaaaatattggaacaagttttccttgaaacaattttttttggaatcaatttgtacctagagaagatatttgtttgttccaaaaagttttctttacagttttgttacgaaatatagttacaattctgtcagaattttcttttgaaaccgtttttatacggtggaatgtctacaaatttgagttgattacaagggcgtacccaggatttcagttagggggggggctgagtctcaaattttgttggcggggggggggggtacataatttttattttgaaaaaaaaaaaacaaaaaaaaaataaaatgagataaaaagtatctatatatacaaactggtcctacttttcacgagagattagtctatgcccaatttgtaggtattggttaaggaacgatcatcagtgttcctcggaccagtgcattgtctcccatattattggccaaaaataaaattaatttttagaaattattttaactttttaccaaataactacagcaaggatgcatcccgttagttcatatttaatctatatAGAATCAATTACCCGTGATCTGATAAAGCCCTTTCCGATCCGTAGAACACAGTGCATTTTTACTATTACacctatctttattcatttctgataataataaacatagggtaagtgtgccaaattgcgcccagcttgcaatttcggccatattttttgttcctcgaatttccatgaatttttagtttttacatactcttgagattgtacaatccaaaaaatgtcgcttcgacgagcaagatgatctgaaaaagacattgaaagaattctggaagggcaacgaactatgagaatgaaggtggccgaaataggcctccaattctatgtctacatttttattcatttcaaaatgtatttagaatgattttagagaaaataaagatgataaactgtgtGTAAGGTTCCAAGCatcactccttataaaagagtaacaaaaatattctatttttattaaaaatattacatttcaaacttgagactttgtcgcttgcatgcaactatgccgaaatttggcacacttaccctatacaaaaacattaaatagtattttggagcttatatttttttaaacttaatgtGGAACATTGGTCTTAACATTTCGCTTTGTGAAGCCCTTTAAGGCAAAAAGAACTATCAGTCTTTAGAGAATTAATGAAATGCTTCTgaaatttgacatttctatttaacgaaaatttacttaaaacagattttttttaacttcttttccagcataataaaaaaaaattaattcaagttcttaggcataaaaagaacaagatttaaactatattttctgcatttaatttaaaaaaaaatcaaaattcagccattgagctatgttttctaatattaaaaacgttaatttttcctattaggattttatgtttacttgatcataACTTATTCTATAAAACGAAACATGATGTAAAATGTTATGATTTTATATACttaggagcttgaattaaataaaatttttattatgttgagaaaataagttagaaaatatgctattttcagcCTTATTGACCCGCATAGCCCCTCAacagatcaaagttcaaagtcaatatACGTCTGACTGCTCCATTTGACGGCTTCAAATAAACTTTCGAAATCCttgatgctttttttttaaacatatcgcCCGAGGAAACTAGAGGTCCATCACAAGTTTTTAAGatgtcttaaggcctctacacattgggagtaatttaaaaaaaaacaaatgctatttagaaggaaattttctgcaccTCTCTAGGTGGAAACATcacaattctgtcaaaaatgcaatttttggcgaAAACAGTTCCCAATGTGTATATGCTATTAAgaagaagattattaaaaatattctgtaGAATCATTTAAAGAAACTTGCTTTCTTCTCATATGGTCAACCGTTAGTGccaaaaaatacgatttttagaaGACTCAAGGACgacttttctaaaacatattctaacgctatatttttactttctctgtggatttttacgctttcgttataaattcttaaatatcccttaaatatgtgaaaaagattaGGTGACAacttcctttttttcaaaaaatatattactgaataaatttattactcaaattacgttagaaaaataaatcaaaaaaagttacgaaatatttgttcatttttacactttttttttattcttgaatCTAGTACAGTACGGACAAGCGCCTTGTCCTGCCCCCACCCCAATTGggtttttaatagtttttgagtttttataagtCAATTTTTGTAGTGACTttctacaaatgagcagtaaaacattaaatttgagaagtgactaaatttacaactttaaaaagcaatacaattttcatgaaagtttcgatctttatgaattaaaaaattaggcccatttttggaaagatttggatttttttactggccaaattaatttttttgctgaataaatatattttttgcttttcacttgtttttgaatttttttgacacttctaggggggggcagctgcccccccccctGCCCttagctgggtacgcccatggTTGATtacgttttatacaaatttgttcctgaaagttggaatataATTTGTTGTACTcgactgttttgttcccactgtcaagaacaaattggtacatattttttataacaatattattcccacatctgtaacatatttagatagatagatagatacaTATATTATGTCTCATCTCAGTGTACAATGTTTCAATCCCTGGAATGAGAAGTGCTACCGAGGGTAAGGATACCGAGCCAGAAATGGCTGTTTGGTTCCATTGCAATTGCAAGATACACGTAACGCGCAACAGAGAGTTATAACAGTGTCAATATTTGTTCCAAatattttcggtgtccgtggatgaggtaatttttggaaggaAGTTGTTATTCATATGGGGAATCtctttgttcccattgtcgggaacaaattcgtgtaaaatcTTTCGTCTTACACTTAAGGCCTAtatttcagtcgagatggatttcggttgCGAAAGtttataaggaacatcaaatgaaaatcaacttaagagtgttttatacagacgcgtgcatgacgaaatcatatgcgtgTACTGGCAGCAGAGGAGAGAAAgagaatctcgaattaaaaaagtgaaaccatgtagcacgaaaattcccacagatttggcgtcatCTTCGCTTCGTTGGTGATGGCTAAATAAGTGAGAGGAGGTATACGATTTTATAATAGatgagctattttttggaacaaaatcgttactaatattggatatctttttgtttctggtataagatacaaatttattccaaaaattttcagtgtccgtggacgagctacattttggaacaaattcgttactaacaCTGATTACCTTTTTGAATCTTGTAAAATGAataagattgtgccaaaaattgtgGTGTCCGtgaacgagctaatttttggaacaaagatgtgccgaaattttttaccgtgtagatgAATCAATTCTATTTTATTCAGAAACGGGACTTAGCACTCACTCTAGCACTcacaaatcattatttttaaatacttttatacCGATTTAGATAGGCATTTGATTTACGTACCGATTTTAGATTCAACAAAAGATATGTTCTCTTTCTTATCTTCATTATCGCGATAACGTCATACGACACTTCGAGCGGCATTCAAGTAGAAAGCTGATAGACCCACCTTTTGAAATTACCGGATTTATTAAATTTCGTTGTAATCTACTAATTTTAACTCTGTTATTAGCATTAGTGCAATGTAATATTGTACTATATAGACAATATTTGTTTGCAAGCCAGAAGTTGCATCAATTGCATCCGCCTATGAGTTTGTGTTTCTTCTTCATTTACCTTTATATCCTCTAAAACCTTCCACACGTAGAATCCGACGAGTCGCCAGGTGTGTACTTGCGCGATGATTTCTTGGGTGGACCCACAGAACTGAGGGCACCAACAGCAGAGAGAGCGGCTCTTTTTCTGGACACTGCCTTGGCTGGACGTGCCACAGGGCATAACAGTCCCCTGGAGCCTGCTCTGATCTTCACCCTGCATGTGTATCAGTACAGTCTAGCTGGAAAAGGAGGTGGTGAGtggagtagcaaaaaaaatccGTTTCATTCAATTTTAGATACAAAATCTCGTATATGTGCACATTGCAGTGGCCGGAGGTAGGAGTCGATTGCATTTGGTTGACTTGGGGGGCTGTGCAAATCGAGCTGGTGGATTACCTCTGTCGGGTATCGGGAATGTTTTACTTGCGATATTGAGTGGCCAAAGGCATCCGCCAAACAGGGACCATCCCCTCACACCTCTACTCAAAGACTGTCTCGCTCCAATCACTTGTCATGTTACAGTTCTTGCTCACGTGACTCATTCTCAGGTGAGTCCAAAGTTTGTTCtagcaaaatcttttaaaaatcagTGTCTAGCTATATATTCGTGATTCCCAAAATAGAGTCACTCAGACGCGCTCACAACGATTCAGTTAGCATCCCGAATTCATCGAATGCGTCGACGAAAACATAGATTTCAGCTATCAGGTGCCGATAAAGGCATATCCCTAGGTTCCAGTGCAACAGGTCATCAATCTGGAGGATCTTCAGAAGGACCAGACCCATCTAGTTCAGACCTTTCCGCTGACACAGTGATCTATATGGGTCCATGTGATGATCAGACTGACGGAGAACACCCACCTGTTTACCTACCTAGTCTCAGTTCTGGTGACAATAGGTGCGCTATGCAGAAGGTCCTAAAGGGAACAACAGCTGAGAAACCTAATAAGTCTCCGGCAAAGAAAGTTGCTTCGAAGCAAGAGTTTCCCCAGTCTTACCAACAACCTAATATGGCGTCTGGAGTTGCGTCCCAAAACACTTTGGTTACAGCTCAGAGAACGGACAGCCTCAAAAGAAACTACGATCCAGGTTATCAGAATACAACGATGAGTCCAGTTAAACAGAAAATCCCAACGAGTCCCTATAAATATCCAATGAGCCTCAATAAAGCTTCAAATGTTCCCACCCCTAAGGGTTCACCCCTAAGGCGACCAAATATGGTTAACTCACCCCACGATAGTCCTGTTAGGAAAATAACCGAGGAGAAATGGATAGATGGGCCTAGAGTGTCTAGATCCAAGGTGGCAGAAGCACGACACTTAATGCGTGAGATTAACCACGTTAAGCAATGTGAAACGTGGGTGGACGGTCCAAAGACCGCATCGCAAAATACGTCAAAGACCTTAGTTGCTGGTTGTCTTCCTGGTTCCCTTAATCCTAACGGAGCGTACGGTTTCATGGACAGTCACAAGAAATCAATGATTCGGCAGTGGGTAGAAAATCAGACGAGTCAGATGCTAAGCAGTGGTCATCAGCTGGCGGTATCGTCACCATCGTCTCCCCATCACCAGAAACCAACATATCACATGACTCAGTTCAAGTGTAGTAGGTCTGAAGACGATCAGCGATCAGCGATAGTGCATGACAGTGGTGCCAAAAGAGAAGAGGAGAACCATTCAGAACATACTGCCAACACTTGTCCACAGCCAACAACAACGACTGCCAATGAGAATCAAGAAGAGGAAGATCAGGACAGTGGTCCATCAGAAGTTCCACCGGCCCTACCTTTAATCGATCGGTTAGGATCCAGAGAGATCTCTCACGAAAGCCTTCACTTAGGATCATCTTGTTCACGCCATATTTCGAGGGAAAATTTACCAGGAGTCCAGATGATGGATTGCGGATTGCAGGTTACAGAGGAAGAAATAGCAAGGACGATGGGTAGTGGTATTGGAGCAGACCATCCACTGAGCGCTCTAAGTCACGGAGATATGTCCATTGTGTCCAGTTTTCACGTTGGAGACACTTTCAGCGATTGCGTCATTGGTGATAACTCAAGGTaggaaaatgttttttcttaCCTTGTGTTA encodes the following:
- the LOC129805906 gene encoding kinesin-like protein CG14535 isoform X3 yields the protein MAQGHKVSSSGQGLHKNSRATEILNSSDRGGFCGALQRTPPPMPAAISRRLANRENAGIGKVKVMLRIADNPVTSDEGASSSFLTVDKKKRQVTLSDPSQASLAAASHPSGSQERGPMVAAPKMFAFDGLFTPDDSQSDLSSAALSEVIPAVLDGSDGCLLALGYPGAGQSKSMMGSINGAGDLGAIPCAISWLYRGINERRQKSGARFSVRVSALGVNATKPGSTSRDLLAAHATESDESPGVYLRDDFLGGPTELRAPTAERAALFLDTALAGRATGHNSPLEPALIFTLHVYQYSLAGKGGVAGGRSRLHLVDLGGCANRAGGLPLSGIGNVLLAILSGQRHPPNRDHPLTPLLKDCLAPITCHVTVLAHVTHSQSHSDALTTIQLASRIHRMRRRKHRFQLSGADKGISLGSSATGHQSGGSSEGPDPSSSDLSADTVIYMGPCDDQTDGEHPPVYLPSLSSGDNRCAMQKVLKGTTAEKPNKSPAKKVASKQEFPQSYQQPNMASGVASQNTLVTAQRTDSLKRNYDPGYQNTTMSPVKQKIPTSPYKYPMSLNKASNVPTPKGSPLRRPNMVNSPHDSPVRKITEEKWIDGPRVSRSKVAEARHLMREINHVKQCETWVDGPKTASQNTSKTLVAGCLPGSLNPNGAYGFMDSHKKSMIRQWVENQTSQMLSSGHQLAVSSPSSPHHQKPTYHMTQFKCSRSEDDQRSAIVHDSGAKREEENHSEHTANTCPQPTTTTANENQEEEDQDSGPSEVPPALPLIDRLGSREISHESLHLGSSCSRHISRENLPGVQMMDCGLQVTEEEIARTMGSGIGADHPLSALSHGDMSIVSSFHVGDTFSDCVIGDNSRHQFDQLARLREIFTSQLAMAEVTPVFRVGGDAGSVYSEPAYRFNGGTGSVCSEPVCRAPSPRCRDCRQSITLSRSPSQTSLPSLNGIVAIAGMEQYASLRHPDGASDPNLQKIAQLDLEDNKPPPSPAIEEDCGKMLADTPLLSQTQLPQLPPLPLSTSEAYDSGHDSTPRTSKHSGISRRAESGYHSVATVRDSDESSFSSAAGSKVPPREPQKIHAKKSKRNDKSLCHWLRSPFTCTYPDTEGEVSDF
- the LOC129805906 gene encoding kinesin-like protein CG14535 isoform X2; translated protein: MSTTKRMAQGHKVSSSGQGLHKNSRATEILNSSDRGGFCGALQRTPPPMPAAISRRLANRENAGIGKVKVMLRIADNPVTSDEGASSSFLTVDKKKRQVTLSDPSQASLAAASHPSGSQERGPMVAAPKMFAFDGLFTPDDSQSDLSSAALSEVIPAVLDGSDGCLLALGYPGAGQSKSMMGSINGAGDLGAIPCAISWLYRGINERRQKSGARFSVRVSALGVNATKPGSTSRDLLAAHATESDESPGVYLRDDFLGGPTELRAPTAERAALFLDTALAGRATGHNSPLEPALIFTLHVYQYSLAGKGGVAGGRSRLHLVDLGGCANRAGGLPLSGIGNVLLAILSGQRHPPNRDHPLTPLLKDCLAPITCHVTVLAHVTHSQSHSDALTTIQLASRIHRMRRRKHRFQLSGADKGISLGSSATGHQSGGSSEGPDPSSSDLSADTVIYMGPCDDQTDGEHPPVYLPSLSSGDNRCAMQKVLKGTTAEKPNKSPAKKVASKQEFPQSYQQPNMASGVASQNTLVTAQRTDSLKRNYDPGYQNTTMSPVKQKIPTSPYKYPMSLNKASNVPTPKGSPLRRPNMVNSPHDSPVRKITEEKWIDGPRVSRSKVAEARHLMREINHVKQCETWVDGPKTASQNTSKTLVAGCLPGSLNPNGAYGFMDSHKKSMIRQWVENQTSQMLSSGHQLAVSSPSSPHHQKPTYHMTQFKCSRSEDDQRSAIVHDSGAKREEENHSEHTANTCPQPTTTTANENQEEEDQDSGPSEVPPALPLIDRLGSREISHESLHLGSSCSRHISRENLPGVQMMDCGLQVTEEEIARTMGSGIGADHPLSALSHGDMSIVSSFHVGDTFSDCVIGDNSRHQFDQLARLREIFTSQLAMAEVTPVFRVGGDAGSVYSEPAYRFNGGTGSVCSEPVCRAPSPRCRDCRQSITLSRSPSQTSLPSLNGIVAIAGMEQYASLRHPDGASDPNLQKIAQLDLEDNKPPPSPAIEEDCGKMLADTPLLSQTQLPQLPPLPLSTSEAYDSGHDSTPRTSKHSGISRRAESGYHSVATVRDSDESSFSSAAGSKVPPREPQKIHAKKSKRNDKSLCHWLRSPFTCTYPDTEGEVSDF